Genomic window (Hydrogenimonas cancrithermarum):
TTTGTTGGTTTCCGAGAGCGCTTTGATCTGGTTCATCTTTTCGATGAAAGTCGCCATGATAGTGGCCGCCTCGTCGATTGCCTGAACCGTGTTCTCGACACTACCGACAGCTTCGGTCATTTTTGACGACACGTTTCCGATTTCGTTCTGGACATTGGAAGTGTCTTCGGTCAGACGGTTGACATTTTCGATATTTTTGTTCATCTCGGAACTGCTGTCCATGATCGCCTGGACGATGATGTTGATGGTCGCATTGATGTCGGCCAGGCTCTTTTGGGTCCGTTCCGCAAGTTTTCTTACCTCGTCCGCGACGACGGCGAAACCGCGTCCGTGTTCACCGGCGCGTGCCGCTTCGATCGCAGCATTGAGGGCTAGAAGATTGGTCTGGTCGGCAATATCGGAGATGACGGTCAGTACCTCTTTGACCTGCTCCGCATCGTGGCTCAATTGCTGCAGGCGCTGAGCCAATTCGTTTTCAACCACTGCATTGTTTTCGATCTGGTTGATCGTATGTTGAATGAGTTCGATGGCGTGATGAAGATTTTCGTTGGCCTGAAGCATGTTCGTTTTCGTCAACAACGCCTCTTCCGTGCTCGCGATCAACTTGTCTTTCAGATGGGCGGCTTCGTTGGCTCCCTCCTCCACGATATCGGCTTCGGTCTGTATGTTGTCGGTGATGGATCGGAACGCCTTGTCGAGGTTGACCGATACACGCTTGTTCTCGTTGGCACTGCTTTGCGTATGGGAAGTGAGGTCGTGAAGGGCCTTCAGGAAATCTCTCAGTGCCGCGCGTATGCTGCCGAATTCATCATGCTCATAGATGCGGACTTCGGTCGTCAGGTCTTTTGTCTGGGCGATATTGGTAATAAGCGACTTAAGCGAGTTGAGTCGTTTTTCCAGATCCTGAACGGAGAAGAATGCAATGATTAGCATGAAAAGGATGACGCTGAAACCGATAAGGGCATCGATAAAGGCACTGTCGTGAAAACTGTTCAGATCTCTTTCTATCTGTTGTGCGATCGTGTCGTCGATCTTTTTAAGGACATTGATTTTTCGGGTAATGGTGTCGAACCACGCTTCGGCATCCACGTCGAATCCACCTTCGATCGCATGTGCTATGGCG
Coding sequences:
- a CDS encoding methyl-accepting chemotaxis protein, with amino-acid sequence MNPLSRLTIKGKMLLLVVLPILALLYFTGTELTKHFEFADKVQRVKELVHLSEALSRLVHETQKERGASAGYTGSRGEKFATKLPEQRKITDLRIQEYKETLSKIDLSKFSNELKTKIDELNLDLEKLPKIRQKVSRLELPLKDVVAFYSGMNAKILNIIATTSKISPDERITIDLVAYTSFLKSKERAGIERAVLSATFGADRFAPGMYRKFITLMAEQNAYLDDFLSFAPVSMVALYKKATEDPSFSEVEKLRSIAIAHAIEGGFDVDAEAWFDTITRKINVLKKIDDTIAQQIERDLNSFHDSAFIDALIGFSVILFMLIIAFFSVQDLEKRLNSLKSLITNIAQTKDLTTEVRIYEHDEFGSIRAALRDFLKALHDLTSHTQSSANENKRVSVNLDKAFRSITDNIQTEADIVEEGANEAAHLKDKLIASTEEALLTKTNMLQANENLHHAIELIQHTINQIENNAVVENELAQRLQQLSHDAEQVKEVLTVISDIADQTNLLALNAAIEAARAGEHGRGFAVVADEVRKLAERTQKSLADINATINIIVQAIMDSSSEMNKNIENVNRLTEDTSNVQNEIGNVSSKMTEAVGSVENTVQAIDEAATIMATFIEKMNQIKALSETNKESILGSEENIKHIGQLADEVLQQISQFKV